ATTACCCACTGCCTCAGAGAACCAGGGTATTAAATCTTTTTGCCAAAAGTTTTGCCAAAAGCTGTCTGAGGAGAAGCCTTTGCAGAGTGGACTCTGAGTTAGGTCAAATGCAGATAGCTTTGAAAGCAAGTGAGTTCTTCCAGATAACCAGCAGAAGAGTCAGATAGTGACAGTTTGGGAATGAGGCTTTGAAAGAGCTCTACCTCTATTTTGCCCCCTCTGGTGGCTTGCATTGGAATCTTGGCTGTTGAAAATAAGGCCACCACAGAGCTggagagtgaatgaatgatggagcCATGCCACAAAGCTTGCTGTTCATACTGAGATTCAGTTGTTCctcttgaataaatgtttcctgaGCTGCTGAAGGCTTTTAGTTTCCAGAGTCAGAAAAACCTGATtctgacaaaaaaaatttttgccagatttttcattacttttatagAGGAGAGATTTTCAGAAGTCTTATGCCACCATTTTTGGTGGTATCTCCCCTGCTGTTCAAAGCCTCACCCATGGTTTGATCAGAGCAGCAAGGAATAACCCTTTGTGGTTAAAGTAATTCCCTCATCTAATGGAATTAGCTTTGCTGGTGTGAGAACCTTGAAATTATAGAAACCTGATTTAGAACAGATATCCTATTCAAATTGCTTTTTCAAATCCTTTTGTCAACCGTAAAGTATGATAATATTCTGAAGTCAGTGAACCTATATCCAAATCCTGGTAGATGGCTGCAAGTCCATACTTAATAGTATGTGTTGCTAAAACATAACCAGTCTTCTATAATTGGACTTCTAGATGTATGAGTATTTTTAGATATCAGCCTTCCCACATCACTGTCTTTTTGCTTCATTGAAATCCCAAATTTGCTTTTGATTAACAGTCAGACCTTAAAAGGttctctgaggaaaaaaaaaacctgacaaggtgaaattgaaattaaatgatttaaaatagtaTTTGGGCATTTCACATTTCCATTGGTGCTAAAGTTGTATCTGAACATGGAATGGAATTCAGAACTCTGTGAAAGAGAGCTGGTGTCCAGAGAGTTGATGTCACACAGCCTGTGGCCTGATAGGCGCAGAGGTTGGAGCTGGACAGTGGTCCATCCTGTTCGCTCTGGTAGAGACTGCTTCTAAAAGCGAGGTCTTCAAATTTATATATCAATTACTCTTAACAGAGataattagagttttctttctcaaattaaaGGTTTGAGAAATTCCTGATAAGATGCCCTGTTCCCTAAAGTATTATAATTGTATTAtaattgtaattttcttttacagTCAGCATACATCCAGCTTTCAAGACATGGATGGTAGTAAGTATGCTTTGGTGACTGGATTGTTATTCTTTGCTCCTGGCTCACTTTCCCCGAGTTTCAGGGAGTTAGAGTAAACAAATTGCTTATTCCACACAAATTGGACTTCCTGGAAAGATTTCAGAGTTAGGAAGAAAGATAGCAGTTGTTAGAGGGGGAGGTGaaaacctttttccttttttttgatggaggtactggcgcttagaaccgaggaccttgtccatgctaagcacgtgctctaccagtgagctattaCCCCCTCccctgaaacttttttttccttgaaacacatatcacttacaaaataaattaGTATGTTTTTAGTATTGTTgaacataacatttttaaagccttCCCTTAATTATTACCAGAGGAGATTTTAAAGCCTGATGTACAGCGAGGAGTTAATTCTGACTTTGAAAACGGACATATTTCAGGAGGCCCAGGTGTTTGGGAATAAAACCATTTGCTCAAGTGCAGGCTAGTTTGTTATTTACAGCTGCACATTACTGCAtgtgaaagggagggaaaaaattcttccccctttcttcccttctctctggatTTTGTATTTCAGTCCCATCTAATTCATAAATAAACTCTGTTCCCCATCTCTGGGCCAACTGAGGGTCTTAGGCACCCTCTGGCAAGACTCATTTGTGTTCTACATGTATGAGGATCTGTGGTTTGGGTTCATTTCTCCTCCACTGAAGGAAGCACATTAAGGTTGCTAAGTGGCTGTGTGGGGAGGGAAGCCACATTCACTGCTTGCCTGCACCTCTCTGCCTAGATAAAGCTGCCTCTTCCAAAGTCAACATGATAGTTATGTTCTGCATTGGTGGCGGAATCCTGGTGGCCATGATCGTGCTGATGTGTGTTGTCATCTGTCTTTACTACAAAGTAGCCAGCGCATTAAAGTAAGTGATGTGGGTAAGGGTGGCTCACGCCCCCTGAGTGGGATCCTGGGGCTCTGGATTGAGCAGGACCAGTCCTTGCCCTGTGGCCGCCCCCTGGGGGAGGTCGGGAACTGGCGGGAAGGTTCGCGAAGACAGAGGCAGTGAGAGTAGAATCTCGGCTTCTTCCCCTTCTGATTTGGGGCTGCGAGCTCGCAAGTGGAATGTTCTCAGCCGAGTGGCCCTGTGCTGCTTTGCTGTCGCCTGACTTCACTGAGTTTACCCTCAGCTGGTGATTGCACAGCGCTGCAGACTGCAGACTGTGTGCGTGTCTCTGCCTCTGGGCACTCAGAGGATGGGCTGAGTTGATATCCTCTTGCCCGAGCTGGGGAGCTCTCGGGGTGTTCTCTTATTCATGGCCTTGGGGATGGTGAGTGGGCCTGCAGgactgtggggggggggaggctgaGATGTGTGAAAATCCTGGGGGACCTGACAAGAGGATGTAGATCAGACAAAAGAGCATTAAATTTGGGGGAAAGGAACCTTCAGACATGGGAGAGATTCGTTATCAGAAGCAATGCTGTTCCCATTCTAGGGAAGTTAGACCTGTGAGCTGGAAGGTAAATCCCAGAGCCCAGGGAATGGCTGAATTTGGCACCTCCCTGGTCATGTTCTGCCCTTGGAGGACTTGCAGTGATCATCTGGGTGACCCACACTTGAATTCACTCTCCCTTATTTGCTAACCTGACTTTATACTTCTAGCTGTCATAGGAGAGAAAGGGATTTGGCAGAACTTGGGACAGGGCCGAGCGCTTTAATCTGGGGCTGGTGTCGTATGTTTGATTGGCTCTAGCCCCAGGCTTCCCAGATACCCCTGACAACTGTAGCAGATGGACAGAGATACAACATTCTAATCCCATGCTCTGTGTATGTTTTTCTTAAGAGCTCCAAAGATACCTGTTTGTTTCgccttaaaaaataatccaaCCGTGGTCACCCAGGACAAGGTCGCTGCGGCCATCACTGCTGGGCCTTGTCCCAATCTCCAATGCTGTGATGAATGTAGTATGTATGCTGGCTTTGATCGCCTGCCACCGTGCTTCTGTGATGTAAACGAGGGACTTTGACTTGAGTGGGCACAAATACCTTCATGAGCAATATTTCTTTCGTAGTAGAATGTTTTATTATTCAAGTCAAGTTTTATACTGTTTACATTATATCATGTACCATGTAACATATTTATGTACTTTTGAATAAATGCGATATTGAAAATAATCCTTTATGCCTCCAGTATTGTTGTTGTTAGGTATAAAAGTACTTAAAGATGTGTACTGCTCACTTTGGACTTGGGGCAACCAGCCTGTATTATTATACGGCAGTAGAGAGGTAGAGTCAAAAATACATCCACTTCTCCaaccccaggaaaaaaaaaaaaaggattgatcTTAGAGTGTTTCCAGTTTCAGATCCTGCTCAACTTCCGGAGCAGGTTGGCCCTTCTCCTTCTAAGGGCTTCATTCACTCTCATCCAGCTACTCTGCTGTGGAACAATTGTTACATTGTCTTGGAGGGAAACTCCAGTCAACCCAGAGGGAGAACGGCCAGGTCAGGTATCTCTGGGTTTGGGTTGCCTGATCTGTGTAATGATGGGTTTGAGCTCTGTGATGTCTAAGGGACATTCGAAAACCCTGAGATTCCTCCTCCTGCCATCCTCCAAATCTTCAGAAGCAGATTTCCTTCTTGGATCACTTTGACACTGACTTTTGCTGACTTAGTGTCTAACTGCAAACAGGAACCTCCCGCTGAATGGTGAAGCCATTTGGGTCCTCCTGGTCTCAGCAACAGGCAGGGCGGTGCAGCCCTCGCTGCTCCAGCCTTTCCGTCTGCTCACTTCTACTCTGTCTCTTTCCTCGTGGCCTCTGGAACACCGTATAATCAGAGACTTTCCATGTGTAACCACAATTTGTACTTCCTCTCAGTAATGCAACCTTTGCTTGGTGAGCATCAGGTTTTACTTAAGGTGAAGAATTAACTCGTAACAGGTGGTTACTTACTAAAAGGgatgaaaaaggaggaaataatgaAGGAAACAGCTACTCCCTGTAGGCTGACAGGGAGAGAACAGTGTATTACTAAGCATTTGGAAGAGGCCACCGCCAGCAAAGGGCTTGGCTGATGGGGGAATCGCAGCACTTGTGTGCTGGTGAAATTTGCCAGAAGGCACGTGGGAGCCGGAGCTGCTCTCACACAGCTGTCCTCTCGATGGCTGAGCAACTCCCTGGAGGGTGAGGGCCTCCGGCTCaatgagggcttttttttttttttaaaggcagtttctttttacttatttaagagagaggagggaatttggcttatttattttactggagggcctgggagttgaacccaggaccttatgcatgctaagcacactctctactaCTGTGCTATACATGAGACTTTTAAGAGGCAAATTCAAGGCTGCAccttccctgcctgccccagacATTCCAGCTGGACGTGCCCCCTTGAGTTCTGGAgcactttctccctctcctggcaTCTACTGCTTCCGGCCTCATCTTAGAAGTTCatgtgtgcctcagttttctcttgtcCCCAGCAGGCCCATGAGCACACAGCCCATTTCCCTCTGAACCCCACCCAATGGGCGGCGCAGCACCCAGCATCCGGGAGGCCCTATGCAACCACGTTCCTTACATGGGGAGTATGCCTGAAGTCCAGATATCGAAGGGTCCTTGAGGGAGGCAGCATGGAGCAAGGGGTCGTTGAGACACCTCTCTGCTAGAGTGTATATAACATGTGGGCTGTGGAGCCAGGGAGACTTGGTTCAAATCCAACCCTGCCTTTCACAAGCTAGTGCCATTGGGgaagtttcttaatctctctgagcctcagtttccttgacaTGAAATGGGAGCTTGCAAAAGTGACGTTGAAGATTATGTAACATAAGATACGCTGACCCCACCGGTCCGGCATCCTGAGATCCTGAGGCCAGGGGTGTGAACCATGATTGTATCCTGACCGCTAAGCCCGGGCTCCCTCCCTCTCAGGGGAGTGTCATGAGGTCTCTCATTCAGTGATGGTGGTTCAGGGAGTTAGAGGGTCACGTCCATAGGAgcgagggagaggagaaaagcccGGGGTGGAGTCAGGAGTGGGAATCTGGACACAGCCGAGAGTGAGCGGCCCTTAATAATAAGAAGGGTCCCCACTGTATTTGCATGTGCCCTGCTCGCTCTCACACCAGGATGCCCAGTCCCCACCTCGTACATGGCCAGCCCCAGAAGTCTCCCAGCTGACAGGAACTGGGTGGAGCCATGCAGGGACCTCGCTGACTGTCCAAGGTCCTTATGAGCACAGCTTCTCAATGTCACAGGTGCTGGCCTTGCCACTGCAGCACCGGTCTCACCTTGGACACCAGGATTCCTTTCTATCATCTGCAAAATGTAGTGCCTGAGGGACTTTAATTTGCTTGCTTCAGGCTCTCTGGACTTTAAGGGTCTGAAATTCTCCAAAACTGAATGGGAATCTgcactttatttttcctctgatcCTGTGCCATCTCCCCCACCGCCTTCACCGTTCCTAAGAATCACCTCAGTGCTTTTGGAAAGGGCGGCTTCCTGGCTCCCATCTGTTGAAGTACACCTGGAGAGCCAGAACTAGAAGTTCATTcgactcatttatttattcttaaaaattcagTCTTTTCATTGTCAATACTTTTCTCATTAGGGATTTGCTAAAAGCCATTTTGGAAGCTGTTAGCCTCCCACTTCCTCAGCATGATTCGGATGGGTAGTTAATGGGCAGATGAACTTCTGAAAGTAGAAACTAGCTGCTCATagtaatttggaaaaaaagttttttcttcatttgaagcACTTGTAAGAAACAGATGACAGATGCTAAAATCACTGTTTCATGTGACTATGGATGAAGCTACTCATGACAGATAGCTTACGCTTGATATAAAGATGCCATCTTCATGAAGTTGACCAGTAATTACATTTCATCAACTTCTACTACATACACACAGGGAACTTTTACCAAGACAGTTGCTGGTGAAGGGCATGCTTGTACTGAAACTGACATGTCTCCCTTCAGAGACAATGTCCCTTCTCAGGTCACCTGTCGGATTTTCAGCTCTCAGCACTCTGGGGTTCGCTCCCAGGCCCCACCataccctgccctcctccctgggggaACTGACAATACTGTAGTCTTACCTCATACATGCTATTTATCGACAAGCATGGGAACAGTTTCCTGGATTGAGggttcatattttaaatactgctACTGTATATTTcttgaaaaacaaaccaaaaattctGGCGATGtccaagtctgtttctttaaAGACAACTTTGAGGGTACTGAGTCTAGCACAGGCCTCTTCCTGTAAGATACAGAGATGAGATAAAGTGGGTGCTGCCCTTCTTTTCTGGGAGGATGTGGAAATATGCTAGTCTTTCTTTATGTGCTTTTTAGTCTTTCTGTAATGCTTTGAGGGCCCGAGAAACAGACTGGTAGCTCACAGAGCAGTCTGAGTGGTTCTTGTGATTGTGATTCAGACTCTCATATGCAAGTTTAACCCCAAATCACCAGGGCCACAGCCCAATTTGTTCCCTTTGAAACAGGAAAATCAAGCTTGTTTTAGTAAAAGACAATGAGTAAATGACATGTTTGATTCAACTGACCAAttattagagtttaaaaaaaagagcagtgACTTTCTGAAAGACACTAGTTTATTCTTCATAAGACCCTTGGCAAGATCTGAAAATAAATTCTCATATCACCAAAAGGACAGGATCAAAAAGATTCACTGACTAGCATCTGAACattaaggagattaaaaaaatcttcaggtTGGCAATGTGGTACCGAGAGAGAACTGTCTTAACATTTTGTACAGTTTAAGACAATGATCAAGTTCTTGACGGTGAAGAATTAGAAAACACAACACTTTTAGCTACAAAGAGAGTGACATCCTTAGAAGTTTAGAAATCAGAGATGATTTATTTAGCAACAAACCTCAGAGAGAacctttttagttattttttttacctGTCTCTACCTGGACAGACTCAAATTTGTCAAACTTACTACTTTGCTGAAGAGAAAAAGACTTTGCTTCTAATTCCTAACAGATTCATGTGAAACTTGGAGAAATCACACAAGGGTCCTTCTTTGATCAGTTCCTTTGTGGATTTCCAGTGGCCCCACCGTTTGGAAATGCTCAGTCTGCTCTTCTGTGGCCTCCAGGGGGCCTGTGCCCCTCTTACCTCCCTCTGCACAGCCCTGGGAGCAGTGGGAGGAGCGGTCCCCCACTTTGCACACAGCGACCTTACACTGCAGATAGATCACATCGTAGCTGGTGAGAAAGCTGAACACGTTGAACTTGAACTGGGCTACGTTCTTCTGGTGGGAACGGAGGTTGACATAAGTATTGTCTTTGATGCACCTGATGGGAACAAAAACCCCAGGCCAAGAGGATTAACTTAAAGCATAGTGTGAATTAATTCTGGCTCAAATAATCAGGCTTGCACCCAGACCTCTGAATTCCAAATGGAGTTCTTCCCACTacctacttttttaaaaaaatagttctatGTCATTTTGTcgcctttatttttaatttttattttttaattcaagtactggggattgaaaccagcaGCTGCCTCTTGCCCCTCCCCTAGCTTTTGGAAA
This genomic interval from Camelus ferus isolate YT-003-E chromosome 11, BCGSAC_Cfer_1.0, whole genome shotgun sequence contains the following:
- the LOC102519230 gene encoding protein FAM24B codes for the protein MDGNKAASSKVNMIVMFCIGGGILVAMIVLMCVVICLYYKVASALKAPKIPVCFALKNNPTVVTQDKVAAAITAGPCPNLQCCDECSMYAGFDRLPPCFCDVNEGL